Genomic window (Streptomyces yatensis):
GCACTCCAGGAATTCCACCGGTGGCACATCGGCGGCGGGCCGCCGCCCGGCCGCGAGGCGCACCTGTTCGCGGGTGCTCGCGTCATCGCTGTAGACCAGCACCGTTGCGGTCGGCCGCATCATGACCTCCGGGCGAAGTAAGTGATCTGCCGGGCTCCTGTGGCGGATGCTACTCCCGTACAGCCGTCCGGAGGAGGGGGCGTACGGATCTCTCCCTCCTTCGGGGGACTGTCCCGAACAACCCCGACGAGCAGGGTCGATGCCCTCGCCACGGTCCTTGACACTCCGAACGGGACCCCCGGGAGTGAGCGCTGGATAAGCGACCGACATAATGTCGGTCGTGGCGACAGCAACAGCAGTAGAAACCGGGCACGCGCACCCGTCGGTCAACCGGCCGAACCTCACCAGCGTCGGAACCATCATCTGGCTGAGTTCCGAGCTGATGTTCTTCGCGGCCCTCTTCGCGATGTACTTCACCCTGCGATCGGTGACCGGAGCCGAGCACTGGAAGGAAATGGCGTCCTCGCTGAACTTCCCGTTCTCGGCGACGAACACCACGATCCTGGTGCTCTCCTCCCTCACCTGCCAGCTCGGCGTCTTCGCCGCCGAGCGCGGCGACGTGAAGAAGCTGCGCACCTGGTTCGTGATCACCTTCATCATGGGCGCGATCTTCATCGGCGGTCAGATCTTCGAATACACCGAGCTGGTCAAGAAGGATGGGCTCTCGCTCTCCTCCGACCCGTACGGCTCGGTGTTCTACCTGACCACCGGCTTCCACGGCATGCATGTGACGGGCGGCCTGATCGCCTTCCTGTTTGTCCTGGGCAGGACGTACGCGGCCAAGAGGTTCACCCACCAGCAGGCGACGGCGGCCATCGTCGTGTCCTACTACTGGCACTTCGTCGATGTCGTCTGGATCGGCCTCTTCGCCACGATCTACATGATCAAGTAAGCCGGTCACCGCACCGGAACCACGTCCTTAACAGCATCGACGCAGAAGATCCTGACACCGGGGTAATCCGTGAAAAAGCTCTCCGCACGACGGCGCCATCCGCTGGCTGCGCTCGTCGTCCTACTCTTCGCGCTGGCGGTCACTGGGGGGCTGTACGCCGCGTTTT
Coding sequences:
- a CDS encoding cytochrome c oxidase subunit 3 → MSVVATATAVETGHAHPSVNRPNLTSVGTIIWLSSELMFFAALFAMYFTLRSVTGAEHWKEMASSLNFPFSATNTTILVLSSLTCQLGVFAAERGDVKKLRTWFVITFIMGAIFIGGQIFEYTELVKKDGLSLSSDPYGSVFYLTTGFHGMHVTGGLIAFLFVLGRTYAAKRFTHQQATAAIVVSYYWHFVDVVWIGLFATIYMIK